A window of Hymenobacter siberiensis genomic DNA:
GTGAAGCAGAAAAAGAGGTAGGGTTAGCGGCTGTCGCCGGGTGGCCGGCTGTGGCGGATGATGCCCACCGAAGCAGCCATTTCCTCCCAGGTGTCGCGCAGCTCCGCCAGGAACTTGCGGCCCTCCTCGGTGAGGGTGTAGTATTTGCGGGGCGGGCCGCTGGTGCTCTCCTTCCACACGTAGTCGAGCAGAGCAGCATTTTTGAGGCGAGTGAGCAGCGGGTAGAGCGTGCCCTCCACCACTATCATGCGGGCCGAAGTCAGCTCCTCCAGCATGTCGGAGGCGTAGGCTTCGCCGCGGGCGATAATTTCCAGGATGCAGAACTCAAGGATTCCCTTGCGCATCTGAACCTGGGTGTTCTCGAGTTTCATGGGCGAGTAGGTTGACTAGTGGGTGACGAACAGTACAAATGTATGGTAGGTACTTTGTAACGCAAGGTACTGGATAAATAATTCCATCAAATCCAATTGAATATGATATTACGTATTGATTATCAGCGATAAAATTTCGATAATTAAGGCGGTGTCCCCCCAAAATACCTGCTTTTGCCTGGCTATGAGTGGGTGAAATGGTCCGTGCCTTGCCCGAACCTCGGCGTTGCGGGCCGTCAAAAGCCGGGCAACGCCACTTCTGCCGTTGGCCGAACAGCGCGTATCCGGCGGTTTGGCCCGAAATTCGCGGGGCCGGACGCACTATAATGAAGTAACTTGCGTTCCGTCCGCGCAAACTTTACTAGTCGCCTTTCTATGTCCCAATTTTCCTCTGTTGCCCGCGGGCTGGCCCTCGTGGGAGCCACCGCCGCGCTGGCCCTGCCGGCCGCCGCGCAGTCTACCAAAACGCCCAAGTACAGCAACGAATTTCTGAACATTGGCGTGGGGGCCCGGGCCCTGGGCATGGGCAAAGTGCAGGTGAGCCTGGCCACCGACGCCACCGCCGGCTACTGGAACCCCGCCGGCCTCACCAACCAAACCCACAAGTACGACGGCGTACTGATGCATTCCGAACTGTTTTCGGGGGTGGTGAAAAACGACTACGCCGCTTTCTCCATGCCCATCGATGATAAGAGTGCCTTGGGTGTGAGTGTGTTGCGCCTGGGCGTAGACAACATCGCCGATACCCGCGCCCTGGTAAATGAGTACGGTTACGTCGACTACAGCAAGATTGAGTACTTCTCGGTGGCCGACTACGCGCTGCTGCTTTCCTACGCCCGCAAGCTGGGCGTGGAAGGCCTGAGCGTGGGCGGCAGCGGCAAAATCATCTACCGTAACATCGGCAAGTTTGCCCACGGCTACGGCTTTGGTATTGATGCCGGGGTGCAGTACAACCACAAGGGCTGGAACATGGCCCTGATGGCCCGCGACATCACCACCACGTTCAATTCCTGGAACATCAACTCGGCCGAGTACGTGAAGGGGCTGAACAGCAACGTGGCTATCAAGTCGGATTCCATCCCGAAAAACAGCACCGAAATCACACTGCCGCGCTTCGTGCTGGGTGTGGGCCGTCGCTTCGACCTCCCCAAGCAGTTCTCCGCCCTCGTCGCCGTCGACCTGGAGGCCACTACCGATGGCCAGCGCAACACCCTGGTTTCCAGCAAAACCGTGAGCGTGGACCCGCGCCTGGGCGTGGAGTTGGGCTACAAGAACCTCGTGTTCCTGCGTGGTGGGGCTGGCAACTTCCAGAAAATCAGCAGTGTGGTTGACCAGTCCCTGCAGTGGAAGGGCCAGTACAGCCTTGGGGCCGGCGTAGCCGTGAGCGGACTGCGCATCGACCTGGCGCTCTCGCGCCTGGCCGTAGAGAAACTGGGCAGCGCGTCCCAGACCAACTCCCTGATTGTATCACTGGGCTACGGCTTCAAATAGCAGCCCAGGTTGGTAAATAGCTGCATAGGTGCCTGATGGATAGTATTGTAAATAGATGAATTTTCAAAATAGAATGAATAAAAAGTACACGTATTCGACGCGGCGATGGGTAGTGCTGTTGATGTGGGTGGGATTGTGGCTGAGCAGTACTACCGCCCAGGCCCAGTCCGGCCCGGTGGGCAATGAGTGGATTGTGCCCGGCCAGACGTACTATAAAATGAAAATAGTGCGGGATGGATTATATAAAATTGATTATCAGTACCTGACCCAAGCCGGTATTACCGGCGTGGTGCCCAACGAGCTCCAAATCTGGCGGCGCGGCCGGGAAATTGCCACCTACGTGGGCGGCAGCCGCACCACGCTGGATGCCACTTCTTTCATCGAATTCTACGCCGTGCACAACGATGGCCGGCTCGATGCGGAGCTCTATAAAAACCCTGCTGACCAGCCGCATCAATACTTCAGCCTGTACACCGATACGGCCAGCTACTTCCTGACCTGGCGCGCCGGCACCGCCGGTCGCCACATGCAGGAGCCGGTAGCAGCCGGCGGCACCGTGCATCCGCACAATCTGCGCGAACGGCTGACCCTGCGCATAGAGGGCTTCCAGGACTATCCGCCGGAACTGAGTACTTACTTGCCCTGGATGCAGGCCGGTGAGGGCTTTTATATGAATGCCAGTAATAATGAGCTGACGTATACCATTGATTCTGTGTCGGTGAGCCCTGCTGCCACCGGGCCGCTGCCTCGTGTCGAGGTGGTGTTGTTCGGGGCGCAGGACTTTTCGCAGCGCTCTGGCGGCGTGGGAACACCCCACCATACGCAGGTGATTGTGGTGCCGCCCACGGGGGGTGGAGCCGAGCGGGTGCTGGGGGTGATGAACTACGTAGGACTGGTGCGGGCCCGGCAATCGTTCACGCTGCAGGCCTCCGATGTTAGCAGTACCGGTCGGGTCATCATCAAGCTGAAAAGCGTTGCGCCAGTCGCGGCCGGCGATTATTTCGTGTCGCACTACCTGCGCACCACTGTTCCGCAGGCTCCGGCCTGGCTGGCCAGCCGCAACCGCCTGCTTTTTCAGAATGATTCTCTGCTAACGGGGGCCGCCACCTACGAGCTGGCTGATGTGCCCGCCACCGTGGCTGGCTTCGATATCAACGACTTGTACAACGTGCAGCGGGTAGTGGGCACACAAGGTGCCAGCGCAACGCTGAAGCGCTTCGTCTTTCCGGGCGCCACGGCGGCGATTACGCATCGCCTCATGCTGGCCGATGAAGCTACGTTGCCAAAGCCCCTGCCGGCCCGTCGGGTTCGGTTCCGGACCATCAATCCGGCGGTGCCTACGTTCACCATTATCACGCACCCGCAACTGATGGGTGCCGTAGGCACGGTACCCAACGCGGCCCGCGCCTACGCCAACTACCGCGCTTCGACGGCCGGCGGCCGCTACGACACGCTTATGGTGACCTCGCAGCAGCTGTACGACCAGTTTTTCTACGGCGAAAAATCGTGGCTGGCGCTACGTCATTTTTCGCGGTGGCTGGCAGCGGCTACGCCCAATGCGACCAACCGTTACCTGCTGTTGCTGGGCAAGGGCATTGTACCCAGCGAGCCGGTGCAAGGCTCGTACTTCGCCCGGGGTGGCGAATTCAGCCTGGACCTGGTGCCCACCAGTTCCCGCTCAGTATCGGATAACCTGCTGACGGCCGATTACTTCAACAATAATTTCGTGGCCCGGTTGCACACTGGCCGCCTCACCGTGACCACTCCGCAGCAGATAATGAATTACCTGAATAAGGTAATCGACCAAGATGCGCAGAATCTGGAGCCTCTGGGGTCCCAGCCGTGGCGCAAAAATGTGCTGCACCTGGTGGGAGCTAAGGATGCCGGTGAAGCAATTGAATACAAGTCTTATATGGATGCGGCGAAGGCCCGGGTCGAGCGCCCACTGTTCGGCGGGCACGTCGAAACGGAGGTCCGGAATACGCCGCTGCCGGTTGCCGTTGATATTTCGTCCCAGCTTAATGCTGGCGTTTCCTTGATTTCTTATTTCGGGCATGCGGGTGCCACCGCTTTTACGTTGAATTTTGGCATGCCGTCTACCATGCCATCTTTTACCAACTACCGTAAGTATCCATTTTTATTTCTGACCGGGTGCTTTGCTAATGGCACCTTCACCCGGGCCCCTACAGTGGTAGAAGACTGGCTTTTTGCCGACCGCAAGGGCGCACTGGGCTCGCTGGCAGAATCGGGTTTCAGCTACGCTACTCCCTTGAGTATTGCCCAGGACACGCTTTATAAACTCCTTTTCAACGACCCGGCCTGGTACGGTAAGCCTATTACGGTAGTACACGACGAGGTGGTGCGCCGCCTGCAAAGCTCTTTCACGCAGGACTACGAAAAAGAGCAGCTGCTGTGTACCGGCTGGCAGGGTGACCCTACCCTGAGCCTGTACGCGCCGCCACTGCCCGATTTCATTGCCAGTGCGGCCAGGCTGTCCATTGTGCCCGCTCCGAGCCAGACCGTAGTGCGGGCTGATTCGCACGACTTTGTGCTGAACGTAGGTGTAGCCAACCCCGGCAAAATTCCCTACGAGCCGTTGGAAATTCGGGTAACGCGGAAGTTTCCCGCCGCCCTGAACCGGGCCGACTCGGTGTTTAGCTTCACCCGGCGGGCCGCCTGGGGTCCCGATACTACCTACGCCCTGCCCATGCGCAACAGCGTGGGAACCAGCGGGGGCAGCACGTTTGTGGTGATGCTGGACCCGAACAACCGGATTGCGGAATCCAACGAAAACAACAACTCCGCCCAAATCGATTATACTTTTCTGAGCGGGGGCGTTTCGATACTGAACCCCACGGAGTTTGCCATCGCCGGCTCGAACCAGCCCCGGCTGGTGGTGCAATCGAACAACCTGCTGGGCGCACAGCGCGACTACGATTTCGAGATTGATACCGTGGCCACCTTCAATGGAGCCGTGCAGCGCACCACCATAACGGCGGGCCTGCTGGCGGAGTGGACGCCCACGCTGCCCGCCCGCCTGGGCCAGCGCGACAGCCTGGTGTGGTACTGGCGCGCCCGTTTCCACACCCCCGGGACCGGCGAAAGCGGTGATTGGGCCACGTCTTCGCTGCGCGTAATTCCGGGTAGCCCCGGCGGCTGGTCGCAGAGCCACTACACGCAGTTCCGGCAGGATGCGCGCATCGGTGTAGAAGTGAAGGCTCCTACCAAGCGTTGGGCGTTTGCCGCCACGCGGGTGCCGCTGGTGTTGCGCACGCAGGGTGGCGGCCCGCCCCGCAGCCTGCCCAACTTTGTTTCTTTGAGCGGGGCGGGTATTTACATTCGCACGGCGGCGGGGCTGCCCTCCGTGTACGGGTGTGGTGTGCGCTCGCCCAACCTGCTGATTGCCGTGTACAACGGGGCTTCGCTGCTGCCGGTGGCCATGCCGGCCAGCTACCAGCGGTGCGGGCAGGCTCCGGATAATTTCTACTACTTCTCGGCGGCCGACCCGGCCAACGGCAACACGCCGGTCGATACCCTCGACAACCTGAACTACAGCGCTATTCGTCAGCAGCAGCTCAATGCTTTCCTGACGGATATTCCGGCGGGCTCCTATGTGGCCGTGGTATCGGCCAACCGCCTGCGCTACACCTTGCTTCCGGCGGCCCTCAAAACCCGTCTGCAAACCCTGCTGGGCTCGCAGCTCATCGGCCGGCTGGCCGATGGGGAACCTCTGGCCCTGCTCGGCCAGAAGCTCACGGCCACTACCGGCCGCTTGGTGCACGAAATTGGACCGGATGCCAGCAGCACCATTGCCAAAAATATTCAGACCATTGTGTTGCGCGACACCTTGCAGCTGGCCAGCTCTTCGGGCCGCATCCTTTCGATGCGTATTGGCCCGGCCAAGCAGTGGACCAACCTTTACAGCACCATTCGCAACCTCACGCCCAATGGCCAGCACACGCTGAGAGTGGTGGGTATCGACTCGCTGGGCCACGAAACTGTGGTGCTACCCAATGTGACGGCCGCCGTGCAGCCGCTGACCACCCTGGTTTCGGCCAAAGCCTATCCCTACCTGCGCCTGGAGTTGGCCCTGTCCGACGCCGTGACCCGCATTCCGCCGCAACTGGAGCAGTGGCTCGTCACCTCGCAGGGTGTGCCCGAAGGCGTGGTGCGGCGCGACCTGGCCACTGCCGCCGACTACGACCCGGCCAAATTTGCGCGGCAGGCCGTCGACTCGGCCTACATCAGCTTTCCGGTGAAGTTTGAGAATATTTCGGATGCGCCCTTTGCCGCGCCGCTCATCACCCGTGTGAACCTGCGCTCAACCGGTACGGGCCAGCCGATAGCCAAGTCGATAGATCTGACCACGCGCACGGTGCTGCTACCGGGCCAGACGCTGACCATCCCCGTCAAGCTTGACATGACCAACCAGTTCGGCACCTTCGTGACGGAAGTGGTAGTGAACCCCCGCCTCCAGCGCGAGCAGAACTACGCCAACAACGAGCTGTCGCTGCCCGCCTTCACGGTAACAGACCGCAACGTGCCCCCGACCCTCGACGTGGCTTTCGATGGCCGTCACATCCTCAACGGCGAGCTGGTATCGGCGATGCCCATCATCAATATTCAGCTCAACGACGAGGACAAGTTTCGCCATATCACCGATGCCTCGTTCTTCACGGTATTGCTGCAACGCCCTGGCCAGACGGTGCCCGCCGTGCTGGATGTGAACAGCAACAGTTTCCATTTCAGCGTCGACCAAACCAACGGCAGCGTGGCCAAGCTCACCTATGAGCCTGGCAAAACCGGCCCGCTACCCGATGGCATGTACACCCTGGAGGTGCAGGGCCGCGACGCCAGCAATACCAGCGCCGGAGCGCAAAACTTCCAGGTGAAGTTTGAAGTGGTGAACGCCTCGCAAATCTCCAACGTGTACCCGTACCCCAACCCGGTGGTGAGCAAGGCCCGCTTCGTATTCACCCTGACGGGCCAGGAGCTGCCCCGCAACATGAAAATCCAGATTGTGACCCTCACGGGCAAGGTGGTGCGCGAGATTTTCATGAACGAGCTCGGCCCGCTGCACATCGGCAACAACATCACCGATTTCGCTTGGGACGGCACCGACACCTACGGCGACCGCCTCGCCAATGGCACCTACCTCTACCGCGTGGCCCTCGACGACCCCGGTGCTCAGTTTGGCCACCGCGCCACGGGAGGCGACAAAGCCTTCAAAAACGACTGGGGCAAGCTGGTGCTCATGCGGTAAATGGTGAACTCGTGAGATAGTGAAATGGTGAGTTTGATGTTCCATTAGCGCTAATGGAACATCAAACTCACCATTTCACTATCTCACGAGTTCACCTCACCGCCGCCGCAGCGTTACGAAGCTGAAGGCATAGGCGTGGCGCTCGTCGGCTTCGTGGCGCTCGCGGGTTTCTTCGCGCCAGTCGGTGGGGCTGAGGACGGGGAAAAAGGCATCACCCTCGAAGCTGTGGTGCACTTCGGTGAGGTAGATGACATCGGCGGCGGGCAGGGCTTCGCGGTAGATTTCGCCGCCGCCAATCACGCATACTTCCTCGTCCAGCTCGTGGGCGCGGGCCAGGGCGGCGGGCACCGAGCCGGCCGTTTCGCAGCCGGGGGCGGCCCAGCCGGGCTGGCGCGTCACCACGATGTTAGGGCGCTTGGGCAGGGCCCGCCCGAGGCTGTCGAAGGTACGGCGGCCCATCACCACGGGGTGGCCCAGGGTGAGGCGCTTGAAGTGCTGCAAATCATCGGGCAGGTGGCCCCAGGGCAGCTCACCATCTTTCCCGATGGCATTGTTTTCGGCTACGGCTACGACGAAGGAAACCATTGGTTTTGGGGGAGGAGTTAGAATTGAACGGTGTAGGGGCGGAGCGACGCTCCGCCCGTCGCTGAAGGGAATCGTTGAAATGGAGCGGACGGCGGGGCGGAGCGTCGCTCCGCCCCTACATACTTATGCTGGCAGCTTAAAGCCACGCAGCAGCTCCTGAACAGGCATCCGCTTCTTGCCCTCCAGCTGCACATCCAACAAATCAAGCCAGGCATCGGCGGCGGCTACGCGCAGATATTTTTTGCCGTCCGAAGCCCAGGTGCCGGCCGGGGCGGCGGGGTTTTCATCACCGAAAGGCAGCGTGGCGGCGCGGAAAATCTTGATTATCCGGCCATCGGCCAGGGCTGCGAAGGCAGTGGGGATGGGGGAGAGGCCGCGCACCCAATTCACCAGCTCAGCGGCGGGGCGATTGAAATCAAGGCGGCCGGTTTCCTTCTGGAGCTTGGGCGCGGGGCGCAGGTCGGTGCTGTACGCTTGCGGGATGCTGGGCGCGGTACCGGCCGCGATGGCCTCCACCGAGCGGCGGGCCAGGGCGGCGCCCACCAGTTTGAGCTTGTCGTACACGCTGCCGAAGTCGTCCTCTGGCGCGATGGCTATTTTATCCTGGAAAATGAGGTCGCCGGTATCAATTTCGTGGCGAAGGAAGAAGGACGTGACGCCCGTTTCCTGGTCGCCGTGCATCAGCGCCCAGTTGATGGGGGCCGCGCCCCGGTACTGCGGCAGCAGCGAGCCGTGAATGTTGATGGAGCCCAGCCGGGGCATATCCCACACGGCTTCGGGCAGCATGCGGAAGGCGACCACCACCTGTAAATCGGCGGTGTAGGATTTCAGCTCGGCCTGAAACTCGGGTGCTTTCAGGTTGGTGGGCTGGAGCACGGGCAGGCCGTGGGCTTCGGCGGCCTGTTTCACGGCCGAGGCCTGCAGCTGCCGCCCGCGCCCGGCCGGCCGGTCGGGAGCCGTGACGATGGCCACCACCTGCCCGCCGGGCCAGGCCAGCAGGCTTTCGAGGGTGGGCACGGCAAAATCAGGGGTGCCCATGAAAACCAGGCGCAGGGGAGTATTCATGGTGCAAAGAAAACGCCGAATGGCCACAACGCGCAGGAGCCATTCCTACCGCTCCGGGTACAGCAGGTATTTCTTGCGCAGCGCCTTGAACTTGTTCAGCCCCGGTGCCCATGAGGCGCGGATTTCTGCCTCCGTCTTACCCGCGATAATCTGCTCGCGCATGCTATTCGTGCCGGATAACTCCTCGAAATACTTTCCGAAAAAATGGGCCTTGTCAGTACTCTGCTGATAAAAATCGAGCAGATAGCTCAGCACCAGGCCGCCCGACGCGGCGCGGGTGGGCACACCGGCCAGGTTGAGGCCGTGGCAGACCTGGCCCTTTAGGGGCGGGCTGGGCGAGCCGGCATTGGGAGCGGGCGTGAAGGTGTAGGGCCGCGTGGCCGGTTGCGTGGGGCTGCCAATCACCTCAAACGGCGTGCTGGTGCCGCGCCCCACGCTCACGTTGGTGCCCTCAAACAGGCAGATGCTGGGGTAGAGGGCCACGGCGTGGGCGGTGGGCAGGTTGGGCGACGGGGCAATGGGTAGCGCGTAGGCCGTGGCGTGGGTGTAGCCGGCCGCCAGCGGTACCACCGTGAGGGCGCACTTTTTGCCTCCGGCCAGCCATTTTTCGCCGTTAATCATCGTGGCCAATTCGCCCACCGTGAGGCCGTGGGCAATGGGCAGCGGGTCGAGGCCGACAAAGGATTTGTGGGCCGGCTCCAGGATGGGGCCGTCCACGAGGTCGGCGTTGGGGTTGGGGCGGTCGAGCACGATGACGGTTTTACCCTGCTCGGCGGCTGCTTCCATCACGTAGTGCAGTGTGCTGATGAAGGTGTAGAAACGCGCCCCCACGTCCTGAATATCGAAAATTAGCACGTCCACGTCGGCCAGCATTTCGGGAGTGGGCTTCTTGGTTTTGCCGTATACCGAGCGTACGGGCACACCGCTGCGGGCATCGCGGCCGTCGGTGATGGTGGCCCCATCGGCCTCCTCGCCCCGGAAGCCGTGCTCGGGGGCGAAGATGGCCGTCACATTTATGCCCCGGGCCCGCAGCGTATCCACGAGGTAGGCGCGGCCCACGCGCGAGGTCTGGTTGATGACCAGGCCCACGCGCTTGCCCTGCAGCTGCGGGAGGTATTTTTCCAGGCGCTCGGCTCCCACGGTGAGCGCGGCAACGCGGGGCGGGGTACTCAACGTATGCGGCGTGGCCGGTGCTGCCGGGCGGGCGGTGCTGCAAGCCGGCAGGGCCAGCAGCATCGACAAGGTGATTTTAACGGATAACCCAATCATTAAACAGTGCGAAAAAGGCGAAAAAACAGAACCCGGTTTGGGACCCGGCCGGGCCTTGAAGCCGGGAGCGCGGCTGGTACCGGTTCAAAACGTAGCTTTACGGCCGAACAATGAATGTCTCCCGCTACATTTCGCAGAAGATTGACGGGGGAGCCGATTCCGGCTCCTTCACCGCGTCGGTCACAAAAATAGCCATCATCAGCATTGCCATGGGCTTGGCGGTGATGGTGGTGTCGTTTGCCATCCTGCAAGGGTTTCGCAACGAAATTCAGAATAAAATCTTCTCCTTCGGCGCGCACCTCCAGATTTCGCGCTACGACACCAACAACTCGCTCGAAGTAGCCCCCATCGCCGGCCCCAAGCTGGTGAAGCAGCTCCACGCGTTTCCCGAGGTAAAATTCACGCAGCCCTACGCCGTCAAAACGGCCATCATCAAAACCAAAGATGAAGTGCTGGGCGTGGTGCTCAAGGGCATTGCCGAAACCGACGGCCTGTCGCCCATGCGCGAGAACTTGGTGGCCGGCAAATTCCTCAGCTTTCCCGACTCTGCGGCCAGCGATGATGTGCTGATTTCGCGCAAAGTGGCCGATAAGCTGCGTCTCGCGGTGGGTGAAAAAGCGCTGTTCTACTTCATTCAGAATCCGCCCCGCATCCGGCAGTTTCGCGTCAGCGGCATCTATTCCACCGGCCTCGATGAGTTTGACGAGGTGTACGTCATCGGCGACATTCGCCAGATTCGGGAGTTGAACTCGCCGGCCTGGCCCGACTCGCTGGTGGGCGGTATGGAAGTGGTGCTCAAGGACTTCAAAACACTCGATAAAACCGCTGATAATTTCTACGAGCGCCTGCCCTACGACCTCAAAATCGACAAAATAACGGAGCAGTACGCCCAGCTTTTCGACTGGCTGCAGTTGCTCAACCGCAACGTTATTATCTTCCTGCTCCTAATCATTTTCGTGGCCACATTCAATATGGTGGCCACCATTTTTATCATGATTCTGGAGCGCACCAACATGATTGGCATCCTGAAAGCGCTGGGGGCCACGGACAACCAGATTCGGCGGATGTTCTTCTTCCGGGGCATCTCGCTCACGGTACGCGGCATGCTCATCGGCAACCTTGTGGCCGTGGGCTTCTGCGCCATCCAGTATTATTTCAAAGTCATTCCCCTCGACCCCGAGAACTACTACATGGACCGCGTGCCGATTTCCTGGGACCCCAAAATGCTCATCCTGTTGAACGTGGCCACCTTCGCCGCCTCGCTGCTGGCCGTGCTGATTCCCACGTACTTGATTTCGCGGATTAAGCCCGTGGTGGCCATTAAGTTCGACTGACCACGGATTTAAACGGATTTCACGGATTTTGCAGTCGATTATTGGCTGCTGCCCAACAGAAAAGGCTTGCCACCCGGCAAGCCTTTTCTGTTGGGTTCCTGTTGGTTTTGGCTGGCTATTTGGTTGGCTACAAAATCCGTTTAAATCCGTGCCAATCCGTGGTCAGATATACCGGCTGCGCAGCACCAGATTCGGGTCAGGGCACAGGGCCGCCCATGCTTCCCGCTCGCTAGGCCGCGCCACGCCGGGAAAGTCGCCCACCCGGCCCTGCATATCGGCCATGAGCTGAAAGTGCAGGTGCGCCGGCCAGTCGCCATTCTCCGGGAAAGGGCCGACGATGGCAAATGCTTCGCCTTTTTGCAGTACCTGGCCCACGCGCAGCGCCTGCCACTCGG
This region includes:
- a CDS encoding PadR family transcriptional regulator; the encoded protein is MKLENTQVQMRKGILEFCILEIIARGEAYASDMLEELTSARMIVVEGTLYPLLTRLKNAALLDYVWKESTSGPPRKYYTLTEEGRKFLAELRDTWEEMAASVGIIRHSRPPGDSR
- a CDS encoding putative type IX sorting system protein PorV2, with the protein product MSQFSSVARGLALVGATAALALPAAAQSTKTPKYSNEFLNIGVGARALGMGKVQVSLATDATAGYWNPAGLTNQTHKYDGVLMHSELFSGVVKNDYAAFSMPIDDKSALGVSVLRLGVDNIADTRALVNEYGYVDYSKIEYFSVADYALLLSYARKLGVEGLSVGGSGKIIYRNIGKFAHGYGFGIDAGVQYNHKGWNMALMARDITTTFNSWNINSAEYVKGLNSNVAIKSDSIPKNSTEITLPRFVLGVGRRFDLPKQFSALVAVDLEATTDGQRNTLVSSKTVSVDPRLGVELGYKNLVFLRGGAGNFQKISSVVDQSLQWKGQYSLGAGVAVSGLRIDLALSRLAVEKLGSASQTNSLIVSLGYGFK
- the porU2 gene encoding putative type IX secretion system sortase PorU2, producing the protein MNKKYTYSTRRWVVLLMWVGLWLSSTTAQAQSGPVGNEWIVPGQTYYKMKIVRDGLYKIDYQYLTQAGITGVVPNELQIWRRGREIATYVGGSRTTLDATSFIEFYAVHNDGRLDAELYKNPADQPHQYFSLYTDTASYFLTWRAGTAGRHMQEPVAAGGTVHPHNLRERLTLRIEGFQDYPPELSTYLPWMQAGEGFYMNASNNELTYTIDSVSVSPAATGPLPRVEVVLFGAQDFSQRSGGVGTPHHTQVIVVPPTGGGAERVLGVMNYVGLVRARQSFTLQASDVSSTGRVIIKLKSVAPVAAGDYFVSHYLRTTVPQAPAWLASRNRLLFQNDSLLTGAATYELADVPATVAGFDINDLYNVQRVVGTQGASATLKRFVFPGATAAITHRLMLADEATLPKPLPARRVRFRTINPAVPTFTIITHPQLMGAVGTVPNAARAYANYRASTAGGRYDTLMVTSQQLYDQFFYGEKSWLALRHFSRWLAAATPNATNRYLLLLGKGIVPSEPVQGSYFARGGEFSLDLVPTSSRSVSDNLLTADYFNNNFVARLHTGRLTVTTPQQIMNYLNKVIDQDAQNLEPLGSQPWRKNVLHLVGAKDAGEAIEYKSYMDAAKARVERPLFGGHVETEVRNTPLPVAVDISSQLNAGVSLISYFGHAGATAFTLNFGMPSTMPSFTNYRKYPFLFLTGCFANGTFTRAPTVVEDWLFADRKGALGSLAESGFSYATPLSIAQDTLYKLLFNDPAWYGKPITVVHDEVVRRLQSSFTQDYEKEQLLCTGWQGDPTLSLYAPPLPDFIASAARLSIVPAPSQTVVRADSHDFVLNVGVANPGKIPYEPLEIRVTRKFPAALNRADSVFSFTRRAAWGPDTTYALPMRNSVGTSGGSTFVVMLDPNNRIAESNENNNSAQIDYTFLSGGVSILNPTEFAIAGSNQPRLVVQSNNLLGAQRDYDFEIDTVATFNGAVQRTTITAGLLAEWTPTLPARLGQRDSLVWYWRARFHTPGTGESGDWATSSLRVIPGSPGGWSQSHYTQFRQDARIGVEVKAPTKRWAFAATRVPLVLRTQGGGPPRSLPNFVSLSGAGIYIRTAAGLPSVYGCGVRSPNLLIAVYNGASLLPVAMPASYQRCGQAPDNFYYFSAADPANGNTPVDTLDNLNYSAIRQQQLNAFLTDIPAGSYVAVVSANRLRYTLLPAALKTRLQTLLGSQLIGRLADGEPLALLGQKLTATTGRLVHEIGPDASSTIAKNIQTIVLRDTLQLASSSGRILSMRIGPAKQWTNLYSTIRNLTPNGQHTLRVVGIDSLGHETVVLPNVTAAVQPLTTLVSAKAYPYLRLELALSDAVTRIPPQLEQWLVTSQGVPEGVVRRDLATAADYDPAKFARQAVDSAYISFPVKFENISDAPFAAPLITRVNLRSTGTGQPIAKSIDLTTRTVLLPGQTLTIPVKLDMTNQFGTFVTEVVVNPRLQREQNYANNELSLPAFTVTDRNVPPTLDVAFDGRHILNGELVSAMPIINIQLNDEDKFRHITDASFFTVLLQRPGQTVPAVLDVNSNSFHFSVDQTNGSVAKLTYEPGKTGPLPDGMYTLEVQGRDASNTSAGAQNFQVKFEVVNASQISNVYPYPNPVVSKARFVFTLTGQELPRNMKIQIVTLTGKVVREIFMNELGPLHIGNNITDFAWDGTDTYGDRLANGTYLYRVALDDPGAQFGHRATGGDKAFKNDWGKLVLMR
- a CDS encoding dihydrofolate reductase → MVSFVVAVAENNAIGKDGELPWGHLPDDLQHFKRLTLGHPVVMGRRTFDSLGRALPKRPNIVVTRQPGWAAPGCETAGSVPAALARAHELDEEVCVIGGGEIYREALPAADVIYLTEVHHSFEGDAFFPVLSPTDWREETRERHEADERHAYAFSFVTLRRR
- the fmt gene encoding methionyl-tRNA formyltransferase yields the protein MNTPLRLVFMGTPDFAVPTLESLLAWPGGQVVAIVTAPDRPAGRGRQLQASAVKQAAEAHGLPVLQPTNLKAPEFQAELKSYTADLQVVVAFRMLPEAVWDMPRLGSINIHGSLLPQYRGAAPINWALMHGDQETGVTSFFLRHEIDTGDLIFQDKIAIAPEDDFGSVYDKLKLVGAALARRSVEAIAAGTAPSIPQAYSTDLRPAPKLQKETGRLDFNRPAAELVNWVRGLSPIPTAFAALADGRIIKIFRAATLPFGDENPAAPAGTWASDGKKYLRVAAADAWLDLLDVQLEGKKRMPVQELLRGFKLPA
- a CDS encoding exo-beta-N-acetylmuramidase NamZ family protein: MIGLSVKITLSMLLALPACSTARPAAPATPHTLSTPPRVAALTVGAERLEKYLPQLQGKRVGLVINQTSRVGRAYLVDTLRARGINVTAIFAPEHGFRGEEADGATITDGRDARSGVPVRSVYGKTKKPTPEMLADVDVLIFDIQDVGARFYTFISTLHYVMEAAAEQGKTVIVLDRPNPNADLVDGPILEPAHKSFVGLDPLPIAHGLTVGELATMINGEKWLAGGKKCALTVVPLAAGYTHATAYALPIAPSPNLPTAHAVALYPSICLFEGTNVSVGRGTSTPFEVIGSPTQPATRPYTFTPAPNAGSPSPPLKGQVCHGLNLAGVPTRAASGGLVLSYLLDFYQQSTDKAHFFGKYFEELSGTNSMREQIIAGKTEAEIRASWAPGLNKFKALRKKYLLYPER
- a CDS encoding ABC transporter permease, giving the protein MNVSRYISQKIDGGADSGSFTASVTKIAIISIAMGLAVMVVSFAILQGFRNEIQNKIFSFGAHLQISRYDTNNSLEVAPIAGPKLVKQLHAFPEVKFTQPYAVKTAIIKTKDEVLGVVLKGIAETDGLSPMRENLVAGKFLSFPDSAASDDVLISRKVADKLRLAVGEKALFYFIQNPPRIRQFRVSGIYSTGLDEFDEVYVIGDIRQIRELNSPAWPDSLVGGMEVVLKDFKTLDKTADNFYERLPYDLKIDKITEQYAQLFDWLQLLNRNVIIFLLLIIFVATFNMVATIFIMILERTNMIGILKALGATDNQIRRMFFFRGISLTVRGMLIGNLVAVGFCAIQYYFKVIPLDPENYYMDRVPISWDPKMLILLNVATFAASLLAVLIPTYLISRIKPVVAIKFD